A segment of the Cellvibrio sp. KY-YJ-3 genome:
GTAAAAATTGACCTTCGGTTCCGGCATGGGGATTGGTAAGCCTGTCTATGACTAACAAAATCTTCATCTGACTTTTTCCTTCCGTGTAACAACAGCAATTGCTCGCGCTGGATCCAACAAGCCCGCGTACAAAAAGCGCCACCCGGCTTCCCAATAGGATTTTTTGCTCTGCAACAGCGCTTGCGCCAAACGGAAATTGATAACTGCGCGACGCTTACGAATAGTGCTCTTACTGTAGGGATAACGATTTATTGCTTTGTTCAGAATAATCAGCGCGTTGCGCCAGCGGCGCTCCAACCCCTGGTGGCTAATGGATTCTCCATGACGGCGATAGCAGTAAACTCGCACCGGCAAAAAACCAAAGCGGGTCACTTCTGCCATGCGCACTTGCATGTCGTGATCCTGACCAGCACGAAGTGACTCATCAAACCCACCCACCTGATCGTAAACAGACTTGCGCACCAGGGAGCCAACGGGCAAGTGAAAATAGCAATCTAACAGTATGCGATTCGGGTCGTTAGTTTCGGTGTGTTTTTCAGAGAGAATGTTGTAAATCTGTTTGCCCGCCGCATCAACACCAAACCCCATGCCATAGACCAATCCCACATCAGGGTTGGCCTGCAGGAAGCCAACCTGGTCTTTTAATTTGTTAGGGAGAAATATGTCATCACTATCAAGCACAGCGATGTACTCACCACGCGCTTTGGACAGTGCCACATTGAGTGAAATGGATTGGCCGCGATTAGCCCCGCCAGCATGACGAAACAATTGCACTCGCCCTGTGTCGAAAAAGGCTTCTACCAACTTATCACCACCGTCAGTAGAACCATCATCCACCACGATGATTTCAAGGTTGTCATATTCCTGCGACAACGCAGAATTAATCGCTTCCTGAATATATTTGGCGCGATTAAAAAGAGGAATTAATACCGATACCAGACCGGGAGTGTAACTCATGCTGCCTAATCCTTTCCGAACTCGAGAATAGGCGCGCATCTTAGCAAAATAGGTGGTTGCTTACATTACATAGAAGGGAAATGGGGCTTGGTACAGACAATAAAAAAGCCCCCGGATCAGGGGGCTTTTTTTATTAATCCATTTTTGGAGGGCTTTCAAAGGCAATACCCTCAGAGTTGGGTACGTCGTCCTCTGAAAAAATGTATATGTATGCGGGAAGCTTTCTATCCAATGATCCGTAGTAGGGCGAAAACTTGATTTCGGTATCCGTCCAACTGGTAAAAAATTGGACTTCTTCATGGGTTACATCCGCATACTTAGGTGCATTGCCCAGCACGACTCGCTTAAATGAACCATCCACATAGATATCATCCATCCAAATTTCCTGATGCATTTCAGTTTGAGTTATATCCTGACCGATTAAGCCAATTGTTGGTGAATGGCCTGCAATATCAGAGGCAAGAGTATAATAGCCCTCAGCATCAACAACACCGTTCACTTTAGTTTTAATGTATTTTTTACTTTGATCAGCAAAGTATTCCATATGATTCCATTCACGAGGGAGAACATTGGAACGCTGAACGCTGCGGAAATCAGCCTGATAGACTTCAGTATTGGTCCAAGACGACCTGAAGGTACCATCAGTACCATCACTCTCCCAAACACGTATGTATTTGTTAGAGCCCGGCCCACGCGTATTTACCGCCAAGGTTGCAGACTTGTTACTCGTATTTAGCGTTAAACGATTCCCTGTTAACCGATTAGTGTTGTACTGCCCGTAATAGTTAGCATGAAGAATTTTGGTGGCAGGATAATAGGCAATAACACGTCCATAGATGGTAGTCACACCAGACCAGTGTTCTCCGGCATCAACTGTAAATTCATCACCTTCTTTAGGGTTGAATTCAACATCAATATTACTCAGCTCAAACTGGAAATAATTGCGGGTTTCATTTTGTTGACGGAACCACCAACTTATGTAGACTTTTTTTGACTCTTGCGGAGTACCTGCACGGGGATGCACACGAGGATTCTGAAGATTAACTTTAACTCCTAAGCCATTGTAATACTTACCGGTCGCTGGCCCTCGTACTATTGCAGGGTCATTACGAATATATAGTGAGCCATAGGAGTTGCTCCAAGGAGAACTGGCATTTCCCATAGTGTCTTGCTGTGTAATCATGCGGTCAGGCAAAAAACTATTGAAATAAGAGTTCGGAATGCCTTTTTCATAAGCAGTACCGGCCTGATCATAGAAAATTGGAACAGATTTAGCACCGAAACCACTCCCTTTGATATAAACATTAGTTATCTGGCCACTATCTGACTTATCTACAGACACCTGGCTAACCGCCTGAGCCAGACTCAAACATGGAACCAACAGCAGAACCAACAATAGGGCTCTCATTTTTTGCTTCCCCTCATTAACAAATATTTTGAAGCGAAATAAACCTTCTTAAGCATAGTATCTATTTTCGGCGAATACATACCGATTTATTTTTAATAGTGCTGCTTCTTATCAGAAAACACCTTAAGTTCTACCAGCAAACTTTTGAGCAATCCCGCAGATCTGCCCACAAGATAACAAAAATCTAAAAAATAGATTTTTAAATAACTATCAAATCTAAGAGATCGATAGCGGGAAGAGATAATTCTTTTAAGTGAAAGAATCATCGGAAGAATCAAAAGGAGAACTAGGGAAATCAGACCCAGCATAGGAAATATGAAAAAGAACAAGGGAGTAACAAGAGCGGAAGCTAAAAAAAGCGCTACGATGTAAAACACTATGTCTAGTGTATTTTTTTTTCGACTTTTTAAATAAGAAGAAGCCTGCCAGTACTGACGAGTGATAAAAGTTTTTAAATCTTGTGGATACCCCAGATGAATAACAGCGCATGATTTCGCGAAATGAACTACTTTTCCATTCTCAATCAAATCTGAAGCCAATAATGTATCTTCCCCGGCATTAATAACTTCGTTAAAGCCACCCACTTCAAGAAAAGCACATTTCTTCATAATTATCGCCGCGCCAGCCAAAATCCTTGAAGGCTTATCAAGAGGCACTTGATTTAAAATCCAGCTA
Coding sequences within it:
- a CDS encoding glycosyltransferase is translated as MSYTPGLVSVLIPLFNRAKYIQEAINSALSQEYDNLEIIVVDDGSTDGGDKLVEAFFDTGRVQLFRHAGGANRGQSISLNVALSKARGEYIAVLDSDDIFLPNKLKDQVGFLQANPDVGLVYGMGFGVDAAGKQIYNILSEKHTETNDPNRILLDCYFHLPVGSLVRKSVYDQVGGFDESLRAGQDHDMQVRMAEVTRFGFLPVRVYCYRRHGESISHQGLERRWRNALIILNKAINRYPYSKSTIRKRRAVINFRLAQALLQSKKSYWEAGWRFLYAGLLDPARAIAVVTRKEKVR
- a CDS encoding glycosyltransferase family 2 protein; protein product: MSINDDYQFVSIVMPAFNEEKYISEALEAVLELDYPKDRYEIIVVDNGSKDATVSIARKYTEHVYVVPNVRVGAVRNYGVRKSKGDIVAFLDSDCIPPKNWIKDTLVYMRDNGCDAVGGLGLVRDDPSWIESSWILNQVPLDKPSRILAGAAIIMKKCAFLEVGGFNEVINAGEDTLLASDLIENGKVVHFAKSCAVIHLGYPQDLKTFITRQYWQASSYLKSRKKNTLDIVFYIVALFLASALVTPLFFFIFPMLGLISLVLLLILPMILSLKRIISSRYRSLRFDSYLKIYFLDFCYLVGRSAGLLKSLLVELKVFSDKKQHY